A window of the Mannheimia granulomatis genome harbors these coding sequences:
- a CDS encoding zf-HC2 domain-containing protein translates to MKCRQATELISQSCDEKLRLQQHMRLQLHLLVCPKCRNFNKNTKKLGKILRAYCDDRDVPF, encoded by the coding sequence ATGAAATGCAGGCAAGCAACAGAACTTATTTCACAGTCATGTGATGAGAAACTTCGTTTGCAACAACACATGCGTTTGCAGTTACATCTTTTGGTATGCCCTAAATGTCGCAATTTTAATAAAAATACCAAGAAATTAGGCAAGATATTAAGAGCATACTGTGACGATAGAGATGTTCCGTTCTGA
- a CDS encoding sigma-70 family RNA polymerase sigma factor: MKSLSSTQIEEIRKQMIKFATLQLADKDLAEDAVQDALTNAYKHSASFRREAALKTWIFAILKNKILDLLKTRKRHIPVSSLCEEEESPNAFFDQHDHWLEHQEVTEWSGIAQSTYQKEFWAIFDICLNKLPAQQARVFMMREHLEMSSAEICHECEISLSNLNVLLYRARLRLQECLSRNWFREESK; encoded by the coding sequence ATGAAGAGCCTATCTTCTACACAGATAGAAGAGATTAGAAAGCAAATGATTAAATTTGCCACCCTACAACTAGCCGATAAAGATTTAGCCGAGGATGCTGTACAGGATGCCTTAACCAATGCCTATAAACATTCAGCCTCTTTTCGGCGAGAAGCTGCACTTAAAACTTGGATTTTTGCCATTTTAAAAAACAAAATTTTGGATTTACTCAAAACACGAAAACGGCATATTCCAGTCAGCTCTCTATGTGAGGAAGAAGAATCACCAAATGCCTTTTTCGATCAGCACGATCATTGGTTGGAACATCAAGAAGTGACTGAATGGAGTGGGATAGCTCAATCGACTTACCAAAAAGAATTTTGGGCAATTTTTGATATTTGTTTAAATAAATTACCCGCTCAGCAAGCACGAGTATTTATGATGCGTGAACATTTGGAGATGAGTAGTGCGGAAATTTGCCATGAATGCGAAATTTCTCTCTCTAACTTAAATGTATTACTTTATCGTGCCCGTTTACGTTTACAAGAGTGTTTATCTCGCAATTGGTTTAGAGAGGAATCAAAATGA
- a CDS encoding protein-methionine-sulfoxide reductase heme-binding subunit MsrQ — protein sequence MLTGLRILIHLSCLLPLIWVAQLLYTGNETVLGADPIKELEHFLGYGAIVIFCVMFLLGIVLQYLKKNQYQILRRPLGLWAFVWAALHISSYLLLELSLDVTLFFSELASRPYLILGAAAFFILSIMAVTSLPMLKRKLGKRWGTIHQWAYPALVLAMVHYYWSVKSVTFDPIIIGILVLFIVAHKIQAKFAKK from the coding sequence ATGCTAACAGGATTACGCATACTTATTCATCTTAGCTGCTTATTGCCGCTTATTTGGGTAGCGCAGCTATTATATACGGGTAATGAAACCGTATTGGGTGCCGATCCGATTAAAGAACTGGAGCATTTTCTCGGTTATGGTGCGATCGTCATTTTTTGTGTCATGTTTTTACTTGGTATTGTCCTGCAATACTTAAAGAAAAATCAGTATCAAATTTTACGCCGCCCATTGGGATTATGGGCGTTTGTGTGGGCAGCGCTACACATCTCAAGCTATCTATTGCTAGAATTAAGCCTTGATGTCACGTTATTTTTTAGCGAGCTGGCCAGTCGCCCATATTTAATTTTAGGGGCTGCTGCTTTTTTCATTCTAAGCATAATGGCAGTGACTTCGTTGCCGATGTTAAAGCGAAAATTAGGAAAACGCTGGGGGACGATTCACCAGTGGGCTTATCCTGCATTAGTATTGGCGATGGTACATTATTATTGGTCGGTAAAAAGCGTAACATTCGATCCAATTATCATTGGAATTTTAGTGTTGTTTATCGTTGCTCATAAAATACAGGCTAAATTTGCAAAAAAATAG
- a CDS encoding PTS transporter subunit EIIB, translating to MTDINKILEALGNKENIKQVEACLTRLRVVLHNNRLLNKSMLKKLGAVDVVKVADTQQIIFGTKSAQYRDEIKALL from the coding sequence ATGACTGATATTAACAAAATTCTAGAAGCTCTCGGCAACAAAGAAAATATTAAACAGGTAGAAGCATGTTTAACTCGTTTAAGAGTTGTATTACATAATAACCGATTATTAAATAAATCAATGTTGAAAAAACTTGGAGCTGTAGATGTGGTTAAAGTCGCTGATACGCAACAAATTATTTTTGGTACAAAATCAGCACAATACCGTGATGAAATTAAAGCCCTATTATAA
- a CDS encoding bifunctional 5-dehydro-2-deoxygluconokinase/5-dehydro-2-deoxyphosphogluconate aldolase, translating into MATVNHQDRPLDLICLGRVAVDFYGQQIGSRLEDMSTFSKYLGGSSGNVAYGTAVQGLRSSMLARVGDEHMGRFLREELQSVGVDTSHLITDKERLTALVILGIKDKETFPLVFYRDNCADIAITKDDFSEAYIASSRALAITGTHLSNPKTREAVLTALQYAGRNEVKRALDIDYRPVLWGLTSLGDGETRYIDSVEVTKSLQEVLHHFDLIVGTEEEFHIAGGSTDTLTALKNVRKVSNAVLVCKRGALGCSVFEGELPNDLDGGLNVYGVRVEVLNVLGAGDAFMSGLLRGYLNNEGWEQACRYANACGALVVSRHGCSPAMPTKRELDDYLTRAASVPRPDLDERLNHLHRVTTRKKSWENLCIFAFDHRKQLVDMANKVGADVARLPKLKQLLLQAMEQTAEAAGLPQNQAGILADTTFGQDALNEITGKNYWIARPIEEPASRPLELEYGDLGTQLSAFPRDHVIKCLAFYHPTDESGLKARQDRKLKEVYQACCRTGHELLLEIILPADMPQDEHYYNEAITHFYQLGIKPEWWKLPGVSTAQWQAISATIDANDPDCRGIVILGLDAPLDVFKDVFRQAKGCEKVKGFAVGRTIFGTPSEQWLAGQLDDNALISAVSEKYRILIDLWQQR; encoded by the coding sequence ATGGCTACTGTAAATCATCAAGATCGTCCTCTTGATCTTATCTGTTTAGGGCGCGTTGCTGTCGATTTTTATGGGCAGCAAATCGGCTCTCGCTTAGAAGATATGAGCACATTCTCTAAATATCTCGGCGGCTCATCAGGCAACGTGGCATACGGCACCGCGGTGCAAGGCCTACGTTCGTCGATGTTGGCACGTGTGGGTGATGAACATATGGGGCGTTTTCTACGCGAAGAGCTGCAAAGTGTCGGAGTAGACACCAGTCACCTGATTACCGATAAAGAGCGTTTGACCGCACTGGTGATTTTAGGGATTAAAGATAAAGAGACTTTTCCGCTGGTTTTCTACCGTGATAACTGTGCGGATATAGCAATCACCAAAGACGATTTTAGCGAAGCCTATATCGCTTCCAGCCGTGCATTGGCTATCACCGGCACGCACTTATCCAACCCGAAAACCCGTGAAGCGGTGCTGACGGCGTTGCAATATGCGGGCAGAAATGAAGTAAAACGTGCGTTGGATATAGACTACCGTCCAGTGCTTTGGGGGCTGACTTCACTTGGCGATGGCGAAACCCGTTATATCGACAGTGTAGAAGTGACAAAATCTCTGCAAGAAGTGTTACACCATTTTGATCTGATTGTCGGTACGGAAGAAGAGTTCCACATAGCAGGTGGCTCAACGGACACCCTCACCGCATTGAAAAATGTGCGTAAAGTCTCAAATGCGGTGCTAGTGTGCAAACGTGGTGCATTGGGCTGTTCGGTATTTGAAGGTGAATTGCCGAACGATTTAGATGGTGGCTTGAATGTGTACGGCGTGCGTGTTGAAGTTCTAAACGTACTAGGCGCAGGCGATGCGTTTATGTCAGGTTTACTGCGTGGCTACTTAAATAATGAAGGTTGGGAACAAGCCTGCCGTTATGCGAATGCCTGCGGTGCGTTGGTGGTTTCTCGCCACGGCTGTTCGCCAGCGATGCCGACCAAACGTGAGTTAGACGACTACTTAACCCGTGCGGCAAGTGTGCCACGTCCGGATTTAGACGAACGTTTGAACCACTTACACCGTGTGACAACCCGCAAAAAATCGTGGGAAAATCTCTGCATTTTTGCGTTCGATCACCGTAAACAGCTGGTGGATATGGCAAATAAAGTCGGTGCAGACGTGGCACGTTTACCAAAGCTCAAACAGCTTCTGTTACAAGCGATGGAGCAGACCGCAGAGGCAGCAGGGCTTCCACAGAACCAAGCAGGGATTTTGGCGGATACGACTTTCGGTCAAGATGCACTGAATGAGATCACGGGTAAAAATTATTGGATTGCCCGCCCGATTGAAGAACCGGCTTCTCGTCCACTCGAATTGGAATACGGCGATTTAGGCACACAGCTTTCTGCTTTCCCCCGTGATCACGTCATTAAATGCTTAGCGTTCTACCACCCAACTGATGAAAGCGGTTTAAAAGCCCGCCAAGATCGCAAGTTAAAAGAGGTGTACCAAGCGTGCTGCCGTACAGGACACGAACTACTGTTAGAGATCATTCTGCCAGCCGATATGCCGCAAGACGAGCATTACTACAACGAAGCGATTACACATTTCTACCAACTCGGCATCAAACCGGAGTGGTGGAAATTACCGGGCGTGTCTACTGCACAATGGCAAGCAATTTCAGCCACCATTGATGCCAACGACCCAGACTGCCGTGGTATCGTGATTTTAGGTTTAGATGCACCGCTTGATGTGTTCAAAGATGTCTTTAGACAGGCAAAAGGCTGTGAAAAAGTTAAAGGCTTTGCGGTGGGTAGAACCATTTTCGGCACGCCGTCCGAACAGTGGCTTGCCGGTCAGTTAGACGATAATGCGCTCATCAGTGCCGTGTCTGAAAAATACCGCATTCTGATTGATTTGTGGCAACAACGTTAA
- the rfaD gene encoding ADP-glyceromanno-heptose 6-epimerase, with product MIIVTGGAGMIGSNIIKALNKIGRKDILVVDNLKNGEKFINLVDLDIADYCDKEDFIAAIIAGDNFSYIDAIFHQGACSATTEWDGKYLMQNNYEYSKDLLHFCLDRQIPFFYASSAATYGGRSDNFIEKREFERPLNAYGYSKFLFDEYVRRVLPEAYSPVCGFKYFNVYGPREQHKGSMASVAFHLNNQMLKGENPKLFAGSEQFLRDFVYVEDVAKVNLWAWENNVSGIFNLGTGKAESFEEVANAVIKYHGRGKIETIPFPEHLKSRYQTFTQADLTNLRAAGYKDTFKTVAQGTAEYMEWLNQSINRNS from the coding sequence ATGATTATTGTAACCGGTGGTGCCGGTATGATCGGCAGCAATATTATTAAAGCATTAAATAAAATTGGTCGTAAAGACATTTTAGTAGTAGATAATCTAAAAAATGGTGAAAAATTTATCAATTTAGTCGATTTAGATATTGCAGACTATTGCGATAAAGAAGATTTCATTGCTGCTATTATTGCAGGAGATAACTTTAGTTACATTGATGCTATTTTCCACCAAGGTGCTTGTTCAGCAACTACTGAATGGGATGGGAAATATCTAATGCAAAATAACTACGAATATTCAAAAGATTTATTACATTTCTGTTTAGATCGCCAAATTCCGTTTTTCTACGCATCAAGTGCTGCAACCTATGGCGGACGTTCCGATAACTTTATCGAAAAACGTGAATTTGAAAGACCATTAAATGCTTATGGCTACTCGAAATTCTTATTTGATGAATATGTACGCCGTGTTTTACCCGAAGCTTATTCTCCGGTATGTGGTTTTAAATATTTCAATGTATATGGCCCACGAGAGCAACATAAAGGCTCAATGGCAAGCGTTGCATTCCACCTAAACAACCAAATGTTAAAAGGAGAAAATCCGAAATTATTCGCTGGCTCTGAGCAATTCCTACGTGATTTCGTCTACGTTGAAGATGTGGCAAAAGTGAACTTATGGGCTTGGGAAAATAATGTATCGGGTATTTTCAACCTTGGAACAGGTAAAGCAGAATCTTTTGAAGAAGTCGCCAACGCAGTTATTAAATACCATGGCAGAGGAAAAATTGAAACAATCCCATTCCCTGAACATTTAAAATCTCGCTATCAAACATTTACCCAAGCAGATCTAACCAATCTCCGTGCTGCAGGTTATAAAGATACATTCAAAACCGTTGCACAAGGGACAGCAGAATATATGGAATGGTTAAATCAATCCATAAACAGAAATTCCTAA
- the msrP gene encoding protein-methionine-sulfoxide reductase catalytic subunit MsrP, with product MKKLTIQDVTPETIFYQRRKIITALGLGIAASALPKVGMAETQSHLQSLQFKPDPNKGLELTPENKVIGYNNFYEFGVDKSAPAKNAANFKTDPWTLEIGGEVENPFSLNHQQLLNTFPLEERIYRFRCVEAWSMVVPWIGFELARLIEMAKPTSKAKYVVFHTLYDPAQMPGQKNRLLGGGINYPYVEALRLDEALNSLTLLSVGLYGKTLPPQNGAPIRLVVPWKYGFKSIKSIVKITFAEKRPLTTWESLAPNEYGFYANVNPNVDHPRWSQASERVIGAGGLLSVKRQPTLMFNGYENEVANLYRGLDLKVNY from the coding sequence ATGAAAAAATTAACAATTCAAGATGTGACACCTGAAACTATTTTCTACCAACGCCGTAAAATTATTACTGCGTTAGGTTTAGGTATTGCAGCTTCGGCATTGCCTAAAGTGGGTATGGCAGAAACACAAAGCCATTTGCAATCACTACAGTTTAAGCCAGATCCAAATAAAGGTCTTGAGCTCACACCGGAAAACAAAGTAATAGGCTATAACAATTTCTATGAATTTGGTGTTGATAAAAGTGCACCGGCAAAAAATGCGGCAAACTTTAAAACCGATCCTTGGACATTAGAAATTGGCGGTGAAGTTGAAAATCCGTTTAGTTTAAATCATCAACAATTGCTTAATACGTTTCCACTGGAAGAACGCATTTATCGCTTCCGTTGTGTTGAAGCGTGGTCGATGGTTGTGCCGTGGATCGGCTTTGAGTTGGCACGCTTAATTGAGATGGCAAAACCTACCAGTAAAGCCAAATATGTGGTCTTTCACACTTTATATGATCCTGCACAAATGCCGGGGCAAAAAAATCGTTTGCTAGGCGGAGGAATTAACTATCCTTACGTAGAAGCTTTACGTTTAGATGAAGCATTAAATTCACTGACACTGCTTTCCGTCGGTTTATACGGTAAAACCTTACCACCGCAAAACGGTGCACCGATTCGCTTGGTCGTGCCTTGGAAATACGGCTTTAAAAGTATTAAGTCGATTGTCAAAATCACCTTTGCCGAAAAACGCCCACTTACTACTTGGGAAAGTCTTGCTCCAAACGAATACGGTTTTTATGCTAACGTAAACCCGAATGTTGATCATCCACGCTGGTCGCAAGCATCTGAACGAGTGATTGGTGCAGGTGGTTTATTATCAGTCAAACGTCAACCAACATTAATGTTCAATGGCTACGAAAATGAAGTGGCAAATTTATACCGTGGCTTAGATTTAAAGGTGAACTACTAA
- a CDS encoding Gfo/Idh/MocA family oxidoreductase, producing MQPINIAISGAGYSSRVFHIPFFKQDPRFYVRKVYERSGNNAAQWLPNVETVREFSALLTPEIDLVVITTPNQTHYTMVKEALLADKHVLVEKPLVASSIEAIELAELAKKQGKVLYVYQNRRWDSHIATAKAIMQQGLLGELVDCEIRFDRYAKEKNAKAWKEAGDKGTGLVYDLGVHLIDQTLYLFGKPQAVYADIRYQHEGALVDDNFDIQLYYANGFKMVLKASKYAREPSTTFVLHGKLGSYLKQNADNQEDLLKNGTIPKGNWNIEAETQWGILHTEVNGDVVRQPYPNTKASYQDLLDNLYDCISHNAESIVKLDEVIWVLKIIESAFESAKLGQKVYLS from the coding sequence ATGCAACCTATCAATATTGCCATCTCTGGAGCAGGTTATTCCAGCCGTGTTTTTCACATTCCGTTTTTCAAACAAGATCCTCGTTTTTATGTACGCAAGGTGTATGAACGAAGCGGTAATAATGCGGCACAATGGCTACCCAATGTAGAAACTGTACGAGAATTTTCCGCACTTTTAACCCCAGAAATTGATTTAGTCGTAATTACCACGCCGAATCAAACCCATTATACAATGGTGAAAGAGGCACTTTTAGCGGATAAGCACGTTTTAGTAGAAAAGCCACTGGTAGCAAGTTCAATAGAAGCTATCGAATTGGCCGAATTGGCAAAAAAACAAGGCAAAGTCCTTTATGTATACCAAAATCGCCGCTGGGATAGCCATATTGCCACCGCAAAAGCGATTATGCAGCAGGGGTTGTTAGGTGAGCTAGTGGATTGTGAAATTCGTTTTGATCGCTATGCCAAAGAGAAAAATGCGAAAGCTTGGAAAGAGGCTGGAGATAAAGGGACGGGCTTAGTCTATGACTTAGGCGTGCATTTAATTGACCAAACACTTTATTTATTCGGCAAACCACAAGCGGTATATGCAGATATCCGCTATCAGCACGAAGGTGCATTGGTGGATGATAATTTCGATATTCAGCTCTACTACGCTAACGGTTTTAAAATGGTGCTAAAAGCCAGTAAATATGCCCGTGAACCAAGCACAACCTTTGTTTTACATGGAAAACTCGGCTCTTATCTGAAACAAAATGCGGATAACCAAGAAGATTTATTAAAAAATGGCACTATTCCAAAAGGGAATTGGAATATAGAGGCAGAAACACAATGGGGTATTTTGCATACAGAAGTAAATGGCGATGTTGTTCGTCAGCCTTATCCCAATACGAAAGCAAGTTATCAAGATTTACTTGATAACTTATATGATTGTATCAGCCATAATGCAGAGTCGATAGTGAAATTAGATGAGGTAATATGGGTACTGAAAATTATTGAATCAGCATTTGAAAGTGCTAAATTGGGACAGAAAGTTTATCTATCATAA
- a CDS encoding MurR/RpiR family transcriptional regulator, which translates to MHEPTQLAHFQEEIRKQYDGLSKRLKQVAQYVLDNGNSVVFDTVSTIADRANVPPSTLIRFANAFGFSGFNEIKQLFRQDMMENTSRYAERVQLFRQIEPDENSSDGTLNHILDVFVQGNMQALQQLTSQVSSEQLEQTVEILNSAKRIFIVGLKRSFSIANYLNYALHHLDYDVFMIDGSGGMFDEQLGRIREGDAVIAISFSPYANETLNVVSATARTGVKHIAITDSQLSPLLSFSDVSFIIKEAQVSGFRSQCATMTLAQTIAVSLALKKA; encoded by the coding sequence ATGCATGAACCTACCCAACTTGCCCATTTTCAAGAAGAAATTCGTAAGCAATATGATGGACTCAGTAAGAGATTAAAACAAGTTGCTCAGTATGTATTAGATAACGGCAATAGTGTTGTTTTTGACACTGTTTCAACTATTGCTGATAGGGCAAATGTGCCACCCTCTACCTTAATACGTTTTGCCAATGCCTTTGGATTTAGCGGTTTTAATGAGATAAAGCAGCTTTTTCGTCAGGATATGATGGAAAATACATCTCGCTATGCTGAGCGAGTACAGTTGTTCCGACAAATTGAGCCAGATGAAAATTCTTCAGATGGTACATTAAATCATATTTTAGATGTTTTTGTACAAGGCAATATGCAAGCCTTACAGCAACTTACCAGTCAGGTGAGTTCAGAACAATTAGAACAAACAGTAGAAATTTTAAATAGTGCTAAGCGGATTTTTATTGTTGGATTAAAGCGTTCATTCAGCATTGCTAATTATCTCAATTATGCTTTACATCACTTAGATTATGATGTTTTTATGATTGATGGTTCCGGAGGGATGTTTGATGAACAGCTGGGGCGTATTCGAGAAGGTGATGCTGTTATTGCAATCAGCTTTTCTCCTTATGCTAATGAGACATTAAATGTTGTAAGTGCAACAGCAAGAACAGGAGTGAAGCATATTGCGATTACTGACAGCCAGCTCAGCCCATTGCTATCGTTTAGTGATGTGTCTTTTATTATCAAAGAGGCACAAGTTAGTGGTTTCCGCTCCCAATGTGCGACGATGACATTGGCACAGACTATTGCGGTGTCGCTAGCTTTGAAAAAAGCTTAA
- the iolD gene encoding 3D-(3,5/4)-trihydroxycyclohexane-1,2-dione acylhydrolase (decyclizing), protein MQTTRLTVAQALVQFLDNQYIEVDGKEIKFVHGVAAIFGHGNVLGIGQALAQNAGGLTLYQGRNEQGMAHLAMGFAKQNLRQKIIACTSSVGPGAANMVTAAATATANRIPLLLLPGDVFATRQPDPVLQQIEQSYDLSISTNDAFRAVSKYWDRVQRPEQLMSACINAFRVLTDPAETGAVTIALPQDVQAESFDFPNSFLQKRVHRLERNLPTEAMLNDAVKLITAKKKPLIVCGGGVRYSQAGQILQKFAKQFGIPFSETQAGKSAVVSDYELNVGGVGETGCLAANRLAKEADLVIGIGTRYTDFTTSSKWIFQHPDVQFLNINVARFDAYKLDGVQIVADAKATLEALITKLPSNYQAQWGNEIATAKADFAEEIKRLRAIQYSPDFIPEINDNLDHKAVHNEFIKLTGSQLTQSQVLGIVNETIENDGIIVAAAGSLPGDLQRTWLSKGEETYHLEYGYSCMGYEVSAAVGVKIARPEQEVYALLGDGSYLMAHTELVTSIQEGKKINVVLFDNMANGCINNLQIGNGMDSFGTEFRFRNTQSNQLNGGLVPIDFAKNAEAYGCKTYRVTNEAELRAALADAKKQTVSTLIDIKVLPKTMAHGYGCWWHVGVAEVSESERIQQARARSQEQLAKARKY, encoded by the coding sequence ATGCAAACTACTCGATTAACTGTCGCACAGGCTCTTGTTCAGTTTTTGGATAATCAATATATTGAAGTTGATGGTAAAGAGATCAAATTTGTTCACGGCGTAGCGGCCATTTTTGGCCACGGCAACGTGTTAGGAATCGGGCAAGCCTTGGCACAAAATGCCGGCGGGCTGACCTTATACCAAGGCAGAAACGAGCAAGGTATGGCACACTTAGCCATGGGTTTTGCGAAACAGAACCTGCGCCAAAAAATCATCGCGTGTACCTCGTCTGTCGGCCCGGGTGCAGCGAATATGGTAACTGCCGCCGCAACCGCAACCGCCAACCGCATTCCACTTCTCTTATTACCGGGTGATGTGTTTGCAACCCGCCAGCCTGACCCTGTGCTACAGCAAATCGAGCAATCTTACGATTTAAGCATCAGCACTAACGATGCCTTCCGTGCCGTCAGCAAATATTGGGATCGTGTACAACGCCCAGAACAGTTGATGAGTGCGTGTATCAATGCGTTCCGTGTTTTAACCGATCCAGCAGAAACCGGTGCAGTAACCATCGCATTACCACAAGATGTGCAAGCAGAGAGTTTTGACTTCCCGAACAGTTTCCTACAAAAACGCGTTCACCGTTTAGAGCGTAATCTACCGACTGAAGCGATGCTAAATGATGCTGTGAAGCTGATTACCGCCAAGAAAAAACCGCTGATCGTCTGCGGTGGCGGCGTGCGTTACTCACAAGCGGGTCAAATCCTGCAAAAATTTGCAAAACAGTTCGGTATTCCGTTTTCCGAAACCCAAGCAGGTAAAAGTGCGGTGGTTTCCGACTATGAATTGAACGTTGGCGGTGTTGGCGAAACCGGCTGTTTAGCGGCAAACCGCTTAGCGAAAGAAGCGGATTTAGTCATCGGTATCGGCACACGTTACACTGACTTTACCACTTCTTCGAAATGGATATTCCAACATCCGGACGTGCAGTTCTTAAATATCAACGTAGCACGTTTCGATGCCTATAAATTAGACGGTGTGCAAATTGTTGCCGATGCCAAAGCAACGCTTGAAGCGTTGATTACTAAGCTACCAAGCAACTATCAAGCACAATGGGGTAATGAAATTGCAACCGCCAAAGCGGACTTTGCGGAAGAAATCAAACGCTTGCGTGCAATCCAATATAGCCCGGATTTCATCCCTGAAATCAACGATAACTTAGATCACAAAGCAGTTCATAACGAATTTATCAAGCTGACCGGCTCACAATTAACACAATCACAAGTGCTTGGCATTGTGAACGAAACCATTGAAAACGATGGCATTATCGTCGCTGCCGCCGGTAGCTTACCGGGCGATTTACAACGTACTTGGTTGAGCAAAGGCGAAGAGACCTACCACCTTGAATACGGCTACTCCTGTATGGGCTATGAAGTGAGTGCGGCAGTGGGCGTGAAAATCGCCCGCCCTGAGCAAGAGGTGTACGCACTACTCGGCGATGGCTCTTACTTAATGGCGCACACTGAATTAGTCACTTCTATCCAAGAAGGCAAAAAAATCAACGTGGTGCTGTTCGACAATATGGCAAACGGCTGTATCAACAACCTGCAAATCGGCAACGGTATGGACAGCTTCGGTACGGAATTCCGTTTCCGCAACACCCAAAGCAACCAGCTCAACGGCGGTTTAGTGCCAATTGATTTCGCCAAAAACGCCGAAGCCTACGGTTGCAAAACTTACCGTGTGACAAACGAAGCCGAGCTGCGTGCAGCCCTTGCCGATGCGAAGAAACAGACAGTCTCCACTCTGATTGACATTAAAGTACTACCAAAAACCATGGCACACGGCTACGGCTGTTGGTGGCACGTGGGTGTGGCGGAAGTGTCGGAAAGCGAACGCATTCAACAGGCAAGAGCCAGATCGCAAGAGCAGTTAGCGAAGGCAAGAAAATACTAG
- the iolE gene encoding myo-inosose-2 dehydratase: MKAENIQLGIAPIGWTNDDLPELGAENTFEQCVSEMALAGYTGCEVGNKYPRDVEVLKRKLAVRGIQICNAWFSTFFVDGKREETIAEFIKHRDFLHAMGAKVIGCSEQSRSIQGTTKSVFKEKPVFDDADWKRMAEGYNELAKLAAEKGMKVCLHHHMGTGIQTPEEVDRYMAEVNDDVYLLFDSGHLYYSEGCQKAMLGVLEKYIDRIIHVHLKDVRDEVVAEVKANDLSFLEGVKKGTFTVPGDGVIDFKPIFEILEKHDYKGWMVVEAEQDPALANPFEYALKGRKYIRETAGV, translated from the coding sequence ATGAAAGCAGAAAACATTCAATTAGGTATCGCCCCTATCGGCTGGACAAACGATGACTTGCCTGAACTGGGTGCAGAAAACACCTTTGAACAATGTGTCAGCGAAATGGCATTGGCGGGCTACACCGGCTGCGAAGTGGGTAACAAATACCCGCGCGATGTGGAAGTGCTAAAACGCAAATTAGCGGTGCGTGGCATTCAAATCTGTAACGCGTGGTTCAGTACCTTCTTTGTGGACGGCAAACGCGAAGAAACCATCGCCGAGTTCATTAAACACCGTGATTTCTTACACGCCATGGGCGCAAAAGTGATCGGCTGTTCAGAGCAAAGCCGTAGTATTCAAGGCACGACCAAATCCGTCTTCAAAGAAAAACCGGTCTTTGATGATGCCGACTGGAAACGTATGGCAGAAGGCTATAACGAGCTGGCAAAACTGGCAGCGGAAAAAGGGATGAAAGTCTGCTTGCACCACCATATGGGCACAGGCATTCAAACCCCAGAAGAAGTCGATCGCTATATGGCGGAAGTAAATGATGATGTTTACCTGCTGTTCGATTCAGGTCACCTTTACTACTCTGAAGGCTGCCAAAAAGCGATGCTTGGCGTGTTAGAGAAATACATCGACCGCATCATTCACGTTCACTTAAAAGATGTGCGTGACGAAGTTGTCGCCGAAGTGAAAGCTAACGATTTGAGTTTCTTAGAAGGCGTGAAAAAAGGCACTTTCACCGTGCCGGGCGATGGCGTGATCGACTTCAAACCGATTTTCGAGATTCTCGAAAAACACGACTACAAAGGCTGGATGGTCGTCGAAGCCGAACAAGACCCAGCACTGGCTAACCCATTTGAATACGCCCTCAAAGGCAGAAAATATATCCGTGAAACCGCAGGAGTTTAA